From Cricetulus griseus strain 17A/GY chromosome 1 unlocalized genomic scaffold, alternate assembly CriGri-PICRH-1.0 chr1_0, whole genome shotgun sequence, a single genomic window includes:
- the Ankrd50 gene encoding ankyrin repeat domain-containing protein 50 — MTNPWEEKVCKMAQTSLLQGKQFYCREWVFHKLQHCLQEKSSCCTSAANTQSLVGNTGNNASAISGKGASWGVLLVGGPGSGKTALCTELLWPSSPASLQRGLHRQALAFHFCKAQDSDTLCVGGFIRGLVAQICQSGLLQGYEDKLRDPAVQSLLEPGECERNPAEAFKRCVLLPLLGMKPPSQSLYLLVDSVDEGCNVIEGEQTSPNLSGTVAELLAGHHEFFPPWLLLLCSARKQSRAVTKMFTGFRKISLDDLRKAYIVKDVQQYILHRLDQEEALRQHLTKETAETLNQLHIKSSGCFLYLERVLDGVVENFIMLREIRDIPGTLNGLYLWLCQRLFVRKQFAKVQPILNVILAACRPLTMTELYHAVWTKNMSLTLEDFQRKLDVLSKLLVDGLGSTKILFHHSFAEWLLDVKHCTQKYLCNAAEGHRMLAMSYTCQARNLTPLEAQEFALHLINSNLQLEPAELALWMIWNGTPVKDSLSTLIPKEQEVLQLLIRAGAHVNSEDDRTSCIVRQALEREDSIRTLLDNGASVNQCDSNGRTLLANAAYSGSLDVVNLLVSRGADLEIEDSHGHTPLTLAARQGHTKVVNCLIGCGANINHTDQDGWTALRSAAWGGHTEVVSALLYAGVKVDCADADSRTALRAAAWGGHEDIVLNLLQHGAEVNKADNEGRTALIAAAYMGHREIVEHLLDHGAEVNHEDVDGRTALSVAALCVPASKGHASVVSLLIDRGAEVDHCDKDGMTPLLVAAYEGHVDVVDLLLEGGADVDHTDNNGRTPLLAAASMGHASVVNTLLFWGAAVDSIDSEGRTVLSIASAQGNVEVVRTLLDRGLDESHRDDAGWTPLHMAAFEGHRLICEALIEQGARTNEIDNDGRIPFILASQEGHYDCVQILLENKSNIDQRGYDGRNALRVAALEGHRDIVELLFSHGADVNYKDADGRPTLYILALENQLTMAEYFLENGANVEASDAEGRTALHVSCWQGHVEMVRVLIACHADVNAADNEKRSALQSAAWQGHVKVVQLLIEHGAVVDHTCNQGATALCIAAQEGHVDVVQVLLEHGADPNHADQFGRTAMRVAAKNGHSQIIKLLEKYGASSLNGCSPSPVHTMEQKPPQSAPSKMQSLTIRSNSSGGTGGGDLQPSLRGLPNGPAHAFSSPSESPDSTVDRQKSSLSNNSLKSSKNSSLRTTSSTATAQTVPIDSFHSLSFTEQIQQHSLPRSRSRQSVVSPSSTTQSLGHSHNSPSSEFEWSQVKPSLKSTKSNKGGKSENSSKSGSAGKKAKQNNSSQPKVLEYEMTQFDKRGPVAKSGSSPPKQTLGESQCKIVVPSSQDGSRVQPQFLIHQQSGEQKKRNGIMTNPNYHLQSNQVFLGRVSVPRTVQERGHQEVLEGFPPSETELNLKQALKLQIEGSDPSFNYKKETPL; from the exons atgACTAATCCTTGGGAAGAGAAAGTCTGCAAAATGGCCCAAACGAGTCTACTGCAAGGGAAGCAGTTTTACTGTCGGGAATGGGTTTTCCACAAACTTCAGCACTGCCTCCAGGAGAAGTCAAGCTGCTGCACTAGTGCAGCCAACACACAGTCCCTTGTTGGGAACACTGGGAATAATGCTAGTGCCATCTCTGGGAAGGGAGCCTCCTGGGGTGTGCTGCTGGTAGGAGGGCCGGGCAGTGGGAAAACAGCCCTGTGCACTGAGCTCCTGTGGCCCAGCTCACCAGCCAGCCTGCAGAGAGGTCTGCATCGACAGGCTTTGGCTTTCCACTTCTGCAAAGCCCAGGACTCAGACACTTTGTGTGTTGGAGGGTTTATCAGAGGTCTGGTAGCCCAGATCTGCCAAAGTGGACTCCTTCAAGGTTATGAGGACAAGCTAAGAGATCCTGCCGTCCAAAGCCTCCTAGAGCCTGGAGAGTGTGAGAGGAACCCAGCGGAAGCATTTAAAAG gtgtgtgctgctcCCACTCCTGGGGATGAAGCCGCCCTCACAGAGCCTCTACCTGCTGGTTGACTCCGTGGACGAAGGCTGCAATGTGATAGAAGGGGAGCAGACATCACCTAACCTCTCCGGGACTGTGGCAGAGCTCTTGGCTGGTCACCATGAGTTCTTTCCCCCATGGCTACTGCTTCTCTGCTCTGCCCGGAAACAGAGCAGAGCTGTCACTAAAATGTTCACTG GTTTCAGGAAGATCAGTTTGGATGACCTTCGGAAGGCGTACATTGTCAAGGATGTACAGCAGTACATTCTCCACCGCCTGGATCAAGAGGAGGCACTTCGGCAGCACCTCACCAAGGAGACGGCCGAGACTCTGAACCAGCTGCACATCAAGAGCAGCGGGTGTTTCCTGTATCTAGAGCGTGTGCTAGATGGAGTTGTAGAGAATTTCATCATGCTTCGGGAGATCCGAGACATCCCAGGAACCCTGAATGGTCTCTATCTCTGGCTCTGCCAGAGACTTTTTGTCCGAAAACAGTTTGCCAAAGTTCAGCCCATTCTGAATGTGATCCTTGCGGCCTGCCGGCCCCTGACCATGACAGAGTTATACCATGCCGTGTGGACCAAAAATATGTCTCTAACCTTGGAAGACTTTCAGCGCAAGCTGGATGTCCTCTCCAAGCTCTTGGTGGATGGGTTGGGCAGCACCAAGATCCTGTTTCATCACAGCTTTGCCGAGTGGCTCTTGGATGTGAAACACTGCACCCAGAAGTACCTGTGTAATGCTGCAGAAGGGCATAGGATGTTGGCCATGAGCTACACCTGCCAAGCCCGGAACCTGACCCCACTGGAAGCACAAGAATTTGCCTTGCACTTGATTAACTCAAATCTGCAGTTGGAACCAGCGGAACTGGCACTGTGGATGATATGGAATGGCACCCCGGTCAAAGACTCTCTGTCCACCTTAATACCCAAGGAGCAAGAGGTGCTGCAACTGCTGATCCGAGCAGGCGCTCATGTCAACAGCGAGGATGATCGCACTTCCTGTATCGTCCGGCAAGCCCTAGAGAGAGAGGACTCCATTCGTACATTACTGGATAATGGGGCTTCTGTCAATCAGTGTGATTCCAACGGGAGAACTCTGCTGGCCAATGCTGCATACAGTGGCAGTCTGGATGTTGTGAATTTGCTTGTCTCCAGAGGAGCTGATTTAGAGATTGAAGACTCCCATGGACACACACCACTCACTCTAGCTGCTAGACAAGGGCACACGAAGGTTGTTAACTGTTTGATTGGGTGTGGAGCCAATATCAATCATACCGATCAGGACGGTTGGACAGCCCTGAGGTCTGCTGCTTGGGGAGGCCACACCGAGGTTGTGTCTGCCCTGCTTTACGCTGGCGTAAAGGTAGACTGTGCAGATGCGGACAGCCGAACGGCTCTGCGTGCAGCAGCCTGGGGTGGCCACGAGGACATCGTCCTGAACCTGCTACAGCATGGTGCTGAGGTCAACAAAGCTGACAACGAAGGGAGGACTGCACTGATAGCTGCAGCGTACATGGGTCACAGAGAGATCGTAGAGCACCTGCTGGACCATGGTGCAGAGGTAAACCATGAAGATGTGGATGGCAGAACAGCTCTCTCAGTGGCCGCACTGTGTGTGCCTGCAAGCAAAGGACACGCGTCCGTTGTAAGCCTTTTGATTGATCGAGGGGCTGAGGTAGATCACTGTGACAAGGATGGCATGACCCCCTTGCTTGTGGCAGCGTATGAAGGCCACGTAGATGTGGTAGACCTGCTTCTAGAAGGAGGAGCAGATGTCGATCACACAGATAACAATGGGCGGACGCCCCTGCTGGCTGCAGCTTCCATGGGGCATGCTTCTGTGGTCAACACACTTCTGTTCTGGGGTGCAGCTGTGGACAGCATCGACAGTGAAGGCCGGACAGTCCTCAGCATAGCTTCGGCACAGGGAAATGTGGAGGTGGTGCGCACTCTCCTGGACAGAGGCTTAGACGAGAGCCACCGAGATGATGCTGGCTGGACGCCTCTCCACATGGCAGCTTTTGAGGGTCACAGGTTAATATGTGAAGCTCTCATCGAACAAGGTGCTAGAACAAATGAGATTGACAATGATGGGCGCATCCCCTTCATTTTGGCCTCACAGGAGGGCCATTATGACTGTGTCCAGATCCTGCTGGAGAACAAATCCAACATAGACCAGAGAGGCTATGATGGGAGAAATGCATTGCGTGTTGCTGCCCTGGAAGGACACCGGGACATTGTGGAATTACTCTTTAGCCATGGGGCTGATGTGAACTACAAAGATGCTGATGGGCGGCCCACACTTTACATACTGGCCTTAGAAAACCAGCTTACAATGGCTGAGTATTTTTTGGAAAATGGTGCAAATGTGGAGGCCAGTGATGCAGAGGGAAGGACAGCACTGCACGTCTCCTGCTGGCAGGGTCATGTGGAGATGGTACGGGTGCTTATTGCCTGCCATGCTGATGTCAATGCAGCAGACAATGAGAAGCGCTCAGCCTTGCAATCTGCGGCCTGGCAGGGACATGTCAAAGTGGTCCAGCTTCTGATAGAGCATGGCGCCGTGGTGGATCACACATGCAACCAAGGCGCCACAGCCCTCTGCATCGCGGCCCAGGAGGGACATGTGGACGTGGTGCAGGTGTTGCTGGAGCACGGCGCTGACCCCAATCACGCCGACCAATTTGGACGTACTGCCATGAGAGTGGCAGCCAAAAATGGGCATTCTCAGATCATTAAGTTGTTAGAAAAATACGGTGCTTCCAGTCTGAATGGCTGCTCCCCTTCCCCTGTCCACACAATGGAGCAGAAGCCTCCACAGTCAGCACCGTCCAAGATGCAGTCACTAACCATCAGGTCCAACAGCTCTGGGGGTACTGGTGGAGGGGACTTGCAGCCTTCCCTCCGGGGCCTGCCCAATGGGCCAGCTCATGCCTTCAGCTCTCCATCAGAGTCTCCAGACTCAACTGTGGACCGGCAGAAGTCATCTTTGTCCAACAATTCCCTGAAAAGCTCCAAAAATTCATCTCTGAGAACAACTTCCTCCACAGCCACAGCTCAAACGGTGCCCATTGACAGCTTTCACAGCCTGTCATTCACAGAACAGATCCAACAGCACTCGCTGCCgagaagcaggagcaggcagTCGGTCGTGTCCCCCTCTTCCACAACCCAGTCCTTAGGACACAGCCATAATTCTCCCAGTAGTGAGTTTGAATGGAGCCAAGTAAAACCAAGTTTGAAgtcaacaaaatcaaataaaggaGGCAAATCAGAAAACTCTAGCAAGTCTGGGTCAGCTGGGAAGAAAGCTAAACAAAACAATTCCTCACAGCCAAAGGTTCTAGAATATGAAATGACTCAGTTTGACAAAAGAGGACCTGTTGCTAAGTCTGGGAGTAGCCCACCTAAACAGACACTGGGTGAATCTCAGTGTAAGATTGTGGTTCCTTCATCTCAGGACGGCAGCCGCGTCCAGCCACAGTTTCTCATCCACCAGCAGAGCGGGGAGCAAAAGAAGAGGAATGGGATAATGACGAACCCCAATTACCATCTGCAGAGCAACCAGGTGTTCCTGGGCAGGGTCTCTGTCCCTCGAACAGTGCAGGAGCGAGGGCATCAGGAGGTGCTGGAGGGGTTCCCTCCCTCAGAGACTGAGCTGAACCTTAAACAAGCCCTGAAGCTCCAAATTGAGGGCTCTGATCCCAGCTTCAACTACAAGAAAGAAACACCCTTGTGA